From the genome of Mesorhizobium japonicum MAFF 303099, one region includes:
- a CDS encoding LysR substrate-binding domain-containing protein, with product MNRYLPPLTWLRAFEASARTLSFTHAASELHITQAAVSKHVKSLEHHLHHVLFIRRPRGLELTKSGAAYLPKVQDAMERLAIGTREVFGQRRTSSLTVRCAISFAVNWLAQRLPEYLDRYPGKNIRLLSSVWNDAFDAQDFDLDIQYGTGHWPGFNSHRLTWETITPLCAPELPGRNPLNSPQDLRHHRLLHVLGYHEGWGIWLKAAGAQQVDAGSGLHLDSSLTAFELAADCAGVALGRSSLAGHALASGRLIAPFPLAVPIDEAFHLIQPAGSSRHPDAPLFVEWLLSAVQKSENANKHAS from the coding sequence ATGAACCGTTACCTCCCGCCTCTGACATGGCTACGCGCATTCGAAGCTTCGGCCCGTACGCTCAGTTTCACCCATGCCGCCTCCGAATTGCACATCACGCAAGCCGCGGTGTCCAAACATGTGAAATCGTTGGAGCACCATCTGCATCATGTGCTGTTCATCCGCCGCCCGCGCGGTCTGGAGCTCACCAAATCTGGCGCCGCCTATCTGCCCAAGGTGCAGGATGCGATGGAACGGCTGGCTATCGGCACGCGTGAGGTGTTTGGCCAGCGCCGAACCAGTTCGCTGACTGTGCGATGCGCCATTTCCTTCGCCGTCAATTGGCTGGCTCAGCGCTTGCCCGAATATCTCGACCGTTATCCGGGCAAGAATATCCGCTTGCTTTCAAGCGTCTGGAATGACGCCTTTGACGCGCAGGACTTCGATCTCGACATCCAATACGGCACCGGACACTGGCCTGGGTTCAACAGCCATCGCCTGACGTGGGAAACCATCACGCCCCTTTGCGCACCCGAATTGCCTGGCCGCAATCCTCTGAACAGTCCGCAAGACCTGCGTCATCATCGTTTGCTGCACGTGCTGGGCTATCATGAAGGCTGGGGCATCTGGCTAAAGGCGGCTGGAGCCCAGCAGGTCGATGCCGGTTCAGGGTTGCATCTCGACTCCTCCTTGACGGCGTTTGAGTTGGCGGCGGACTGTGCAGGCGTAGCACTGGGCCGCAGTTCCCTTGCCGGACATGCCCTGGCCTCCGGCCGATTGATAGCGCCGTTTCCTCTCGCGGTGCCTATCGATGAAGCGTTTCATCTGATCCAACCAGCAGGCAGCAGCCGCCATCCAGATGCCCCGTTGTTTGTCGAATGGCTGCTGTCCGCCGTACAGAAGTCGGAAAACGCCAACAAGCACGCAAGCTGA
- a CDS encoding glycine cleavage system protein T, with the protein MFSVFPTARLRPSPFYASAVAEGMTAASIYNRMIMPTSYGDPEAEYWRLINGVSQWDVGVERQVQLKGPDAGRLAQILSPRDLSNCKVGQGKYVPLCNHRGTIINDPILLKLADDLYWLSIADSDIWFWASAIAAERGMTVEVSEPDVSPMALQGPKAEDVVAHVLGDWVRQLKYFWFKETEIEGIPVAVQRSGWSKQGGFEIYLKDGTRGTQLWNIFKEAGQPWGIGPGAPATAERTESGLVGRR; encoded by the coding sequence ATGTTTTCAGTTTTCCCAACGGCGCGATTGCGGCCGTCACCGTTTTATGCCTCGGCCGTCGCTGAAGGTATGACCGCGGCCAGCATCTATAACCGGATGATCATGCCCACGTCTTATGGTGATCCCGAGGCGGAATACTGGCGACTGATCAACGGCGTCTCTCAATGGGATGTCGGCGTGGAGCGCCAGGTGCAACTGAAAGGGCCGGATGCGGGCCGCCTGGCGCAGATCCTGTCACCGCGCGATCTGTCCAACTGCAAAGTCGGTCAGGGCAAATATGTGCCGCTATGCAACCATAGAGGCACGATCATCAATGATCCGATTCTGCTGAAGCTGGCGGATGACCTTTATTGGCTATCGATTGCCGATAGCGACATCTGGTTTTGGGCCAGCGCTATTGCTGCCGAACGCGGCATGACCGTCGAGGTCAGCGAGCCTGACGTCTCCCCCATGGCGCTGCAAGGGCCAAAAGCCGAGGATGTCGTGGCCCATGTATTGGGCGATTGGGTTCGACAGCTGAAGTATTTCTGGTTCAAGGAAACCGAAATCGAAGGCATTCCGGTGGCCGTTCAGCGCTCTGGGTGGTCCAAGCAAGGCGGGTTCGAAATCTATCTGAAAGACGGGACTCGCGGCACTCAGCTTTGGAATATTTTCAAGGAGGCGGGCCAGCCCTGGGGCATTGGCCCAGGCGCTCCTGCCACGGCGGAGCGCACCGAAAGCGGCCTTGTCGGTCGGCGGTGA
- a CDS encoding glycine cleavage T C-terminal barrel domain-containing protein — translation MSVGGDTDDATNPFEVRLGKYVDLHVADDVVGIQALRRIEAEGVKRHQLGLVLEGHAPAPLGFRRQDIIRNGQRIGMMTNCVWSPRLKANIGYALIDAGVPAGETVQVMRDQGAVSAKLVELPFL, via the coding sequence TTGTCGGTCGGCGGTGATACCGACGACGCGACCAATCCGTTCGAGGTGCGTCTGGGCAAGTACGTTGATCTTCATGTCGCCGATGACGTCGTGGGCATCCAAGCGCTGCGCCGGATCGAGGCGGAAGGTGTGAAACGCCATCAGCTCGGTCTGGTGCTTGAAGGCCATGCCCCTGCTCCCCTAGGCTTTCGCCGCCAAGACATCATCCGCAATGGCCAGCGCATCGGCATGATGACCAATTGCGTCTGGTCACCGCGCCTGAAAGCCAACATCGGCTATGCGCTGATCGACGCAGGCGTGCCCGCGGGCGAAACAGTGCAGGTGATGCGCGATCAAGGGGCGGTTTCCGCCAAACTCGTAGAGCTGCCTTTTCTGTAA
- a CDS encoding acyl-CoA synthetase: MRQHYEAALRDDANCVALSPLSFLKRAELVYGARSAVTYGDVRRTWAQTGARCRSVAAGLAALGVGPGDTVSVLSPNIPELFELHYAVPLLGAVLNTINTRLEPETVAYILAHSDSTLVIADTAFAPLLREAFRLNGNTLPVVDVVDAQAQASAEFGERSYEDLAAHPPMGWELPKDEWQALALNYTSGTSGRPKGVIYHHRGAYLMAMGTIAAWALPQHPTYLSVVPMFHCNGWTHPWSMAIVGANMVFTRDASPGKLLEAMAAHRVTHMGAAPIVLQMLCDGRGASAQPFNPQIRVMTAGAPPPPAVLEKAAQMGLDVMQVYGLTETYGHISQCLWQDEWEALSVSARAEKQAMQGVAFPMVEDIRVVDRDTGTDVPRDGLTQGEIAIRGNTVMKGYYKDATSTAAAFESGWFWSGDAAVVHPDGYIQIRDRLKDVIISGGENISSVEVESVLYRHPAISVAAVVARPHPKWGESPCAFVELREGASATEAEIIAFCRANIAHFKAPKTVVFGPLPKTATGKIQKFILRAAARDLGPQA; encoded by the coding sequence ATGAGACAGCACTACGAAGCCGCCCTGCGCGATGACGCCAACTGTGTGGCCCTGTCTCCACTGTCGTTCCTGAAAAGGGCCGAGTTGGTCTACGGCGCGCGCTCTGCGGTGACGTATGGCGACGTAAGGCGCACATGGGCACAGACGGGCGCTCGCTGCCGTTCGGTCGCGGCGGGGCTGGCGGCTTTGGGCGTGGGGCCGGGGGACACGGTTTCGGTGCTGTCGCCAAACATTCCCGAGCTCTTCGAACTGCACTATGCCGTGCCCTTGCTGGGGGCTGTGTTGAACACCATCAACACCCGCCTGGAGCCGGAAACCGTCGCCTATATCCTGGCGCATTCGGACTCGACGCTGGTGATTGCCGATACGGCCTTCGCACCCTTGCTGCGAGAAGCCTTTCGATTGAACGGCAACACGCTCCCGGTTGTCGATGTCGTCGATGCGCAGGCGCAGGCTTCTGCCGAGTTCGGCGAACGCAGCTATGAGGATCTGGCGGCTCATCCTCCCATGGGGTGGGAACTGCCCAAGGATGAGTGGCAGGCGCTGGCGCTGAACTATACTTCCGGCACTTCGGGGCGGCCGAAGGGCGTGATTTATCACCATCGCGGCGCCTATCTGATGGCGATGGGGACGATTGCCGCATGGGCCTTGCCGCAGCACCCGACTTACCTGTCGGTCGTGCCCATGTTCCACTGCAACGGCTGGACCCATCCCTGGTCGATGGCGATCGTCGGAGCCAACATGGTTTTCACCCGCGATGCGTCGCCGGGCAAACTGCTGGAGGCCATGGCGGCGCACCGCGTCACCCATATGGGAGCTGCGCCAATCGTGCTGCAAATGCTCTGCGACGGCCGCGGTGCTTCCGCGCAACCCTTCAATCCCCAGATCAGGGTCATGACCGCTGGTGCGCCGCCCCCGCCCGCGGTTCTTGAAAAGGCCGCGCAAATGGGTCTCGATGTGATGCAAGTGTACGGTCTGACCGAAACCTACGGTCATATTTCCCAATGTCTTTGGCAGGACGAATGGGAAGCCCTGTCTGTTTCTGCAAGAGCTGAAAAACAGGCGATGCAGGGCGTCGCCTTTCCGATGGTCGAGGACATCCGCGTTGTCGACCGCGACACCGGCACGGATGTACCGCGCGATGGGCTGACACAAGGTGAGATCGCCATTCGCGGCAATACGGTGATGAAGGGATATTACAAGGACGCGACCTCCACCGCGGCGGCCTTCGAGTCTGGCTGGTTCTGGTCCGGTGATGCCGCGGTGGTCCATCCTGACGGGTATATTCAGATCCGGGACCGGCTGAAGGATGTGATCATCTCAGGCGGGGAAAACATCTCGTCCGTCGAGGTCGAGTCCGTTCTATACCGACACCCTGCGATCAGCGTTGCGGCCGTGGTGGCCCGCCCGCATCCGAAATGGGGCGAGAGCCCATGCGCCTTTGTCGAACTGCGCGAGGGCGCGAGCGCGACCGAAGCGGAAATCATTGCCTTCTGTCGCGCCAATATCGCGCATTTCAAAGCGCCGAAAACGGTGGTGTTCGGCCCTTTGCCAAAAACCGCGACAGGCAAGATTCAGAAGTTCATTCTGCGGGCGGCAGCCCGTGACCTGGGGCCTCAGGCATGA
- a CDS encoding acyl-CoA dehydrogenase, whose protein sequence is MTFEAPLKDLMFNITHIAPWSGDAMGDLETAAAVLDEFGRFCAEEIAPLNAAGDRIGSHWDGGLVQTPPGFREAYAKFMDMGWQGLRHPSEFGGHDMPRAVAAAATEIINAANMSFALCPLLTDGAIEALLRFGSPEIQQTYLHKLVSGKWTGTMNLTESQAGSDLALIRTRAERQANGTYQISGTKIFITYGEHDLAENIIHLVLARTPGAPDGVKGISLFLVPKLLVGESGEPGAQNSLRCQSIEHKLGVRASPTCMLEFEGATGFLIGRENAGLEIMFTMMNAARFAVGVQGVAIAERAYQMALSYAKTRMQGRPVDGSAFEAVPIIRHPDVRRMLAHMRATTEGGRALAAAAAGWQDRAQFAATPELRAEALAIGEFLVPLVKGFCTEMSLQTASTGVQIFGGMGFIEETGVAQYYRDARILPIYEGTTAIQANDLLGRKTLRDGGSTARRLAAMITQTETALRQGSPLAQEIAAQLSCARQAFETVVAHLVAVKPADLNAAYAGAVPYLMLAGNLVAGWQLARSVLIAEAGLEDGQDPDFMTAKIATARFYAQHILGETDLQRARVMDGAASLLDIEF, encoded by the coding sequence ATGACTTTTGAAGCACCATTAAAGGACTTGATGTTCAATATCACCCACATCGCGCCATGGTCCGGCGATGCGATGGGTGATCTCGAGACGGCCGCAGCTGTCCTGGACGAGTTCGGCCGCTTTTGTGCCGAGGAAATCGCGCCGCTGAATGCCGCGGGCGACCGCATCGGCTCGCACTGGGACGGAGGTCTCGTCCAAACGCCGCCCGGATTCCGTGAGGCCTATGCCAAGTTCATGGACATGGGCTGGCAGGGGTTGCGTCATCCTTCGGAATTTGGCGGGCATGATATGCCCCGCGCTGTCGCCGCTGCGGCGACCGAAATCATCAACGCGGCCAATATGAGTTTTGCGCTATGTCCTCTTTTGACCGATGGCGCGATCGAGGCGCTTCTGCGTTTCGGGTCGCCTGAAATCCAACAGACCTATCTGCACAAGCTGGTTTCCGGCAAATGGACCGGCACGATGAATCTGACCGAGTCGCAGGCGGGCAGCGATCTGGCCCTGATACGGACAAGAGCCGAACGCCAGGCGAATGGCACCTATCAGATCTCCGGAACAAAGATCTTCATCACCTATGGCGAGCATGATCTGGCCGAGAATATCATTCACCTCGTCCTTGCTCGAACGCCTGGCGCGCCCGACGGCGTCAAGGGCATCAGCCTCTTTCTCGTGCCGAAACTTCTGGTGGGCGAAAGTGGCGAACCCGGCGCGCAAAATTCGCTCCGCTGCCAAAGCATCGAACACAAGCTTGGCGTCAGGGCGAGCCCGACCTGCATGCTGGAATTCGAAGGCGCCACCGGCTTTCTGATTGGCCGCGAAAACGCCGGGCTGGAGATCATGTTCACGATGATGAACGCGGCACGCTTCGCCGTGGGCGTTCAAGGGGTTGCGATAGCAGAGCGTGCCTATCAGATGGCTCTATCCTACGCAAAGACCCGTATGCAGGGCCGTCCAGTCGATGGCAGCGCTTTCGAGGCAGTTCCCATTATCCGTCACCCGGATGTCCGCCGCATGCTGGCGCACATGCGCGCCACGACCGAAGGGGGCCGTGCCCTTGCCGCCGCTGCCGCGGGATGGCAGGACCGTGCGCAGTTTGCCGCCACGCCGGAACTGAGAGCGGAGGCCCTGGCGATAGGTGAATTTCTTGTGCCGTTGGTCAAGGGCTTCTGCACCGAGATGAGCCTTCAGACAGCTTCAACTGGGGTCCAGATTTTTGGTGGCATGGGGTTTATCGAAGAAACCGGCGTTGCCCAGTACTACCGTGACGCCCGAATCTTGCCGATCTACGAGGGCACGACGGCCATCCAGGCCAATGATCTGCTGGGGCGCAAGACGCTTCGAGACGGTGGATCAACGGCGAGACGCCTCGCTGCAATGATAACTCAGACAGAAACTGCGCTACGGCAAGGCTCGCCCTTGGCGCAGGAGATCGCGGCGCAGCTGTCCTGCGCGCGGCAAGCATTCGAGACGGTCGTTGCCCATCTGGTTGCGGTCAAGCCAGCGGATTTGAACGCCGCTTATGCAGGCGCCGTGCCCTACCTGATGCTGGCTGGCAACCTTGTCGCGGGCTGGCAGCTGGCACGCTCGGTCCTTATCGCCGAAGCGGGGCTGGAGGACGGCCAAGATCCCGATTTCATGACCGCCAAGATCGCCACGGCACGGTTCTACGCCCAACACATTCTCGGGGAGACCGACCTTCAGCGAGCCCGGGTCATGGACGGCGCCGCAAGCCTGTTGGACATCGAATTCTGA
- a CDS encoding crotonase/enoyl-CoA hydratase family protein has translation MAIQIDITRYENLAVEAHDEGVWVVTLNRPTKRNALDANTIEELVDFFSTAPRAGVRAIVLAGSGDHFCAGLDLIEHHQADRSPADFMHICLRWHEAFNKMEYGGVPIIAALQGAVVGGGLELASAAHIRVMDKTTYFALPEGQRGLFTGGGATIRVTDLVGKSRTIDMMLTGRVYQGQEAVDLGLAQYIVEGSSFEKALELAHKTAQNLPLSNFAICSAVSHMQNMSALDAAYAEAVVAGVVNTQPEARARLAAFADKSAARVRANY, from the coding sequence ATGGCCATCCAAATCGACATCACCCGATACGAGAACCTTGCCGTCGAGGCTCATGACGAGGGGGTTTGGGTCGTAACCCTGAACCGTCCCACCAAACGCAATGCGCTGGATGCAAATACGATCGAAGAACTGGTCGACTTTTTTTCCACCGCTCCTCGCGCGGGTGTCCGCGCGATTGTGTTGGCCGGGTCGGGTGACCATTTTTGCGCCGGACTAGACTTGATTGAGCATCATCAAGCTGACCGCAGCCCGGCGGATTTCATGCATATTTGCCTGCGCTGGCACGAGGCCTTCAACAAGATGGAATATGGCGGCGTGCCGATCATCGCAGCCCTGCAGGGTGCGGTTGTGGGCGGTGGGCTGGAGCTGGCCAGCGCCGCCCATATCCGGGTAATGGACAAGACGACCTATTTTGCGCTGCCTGAAGGCCAACGTGGACTTTTCACGGGCGGCGGCGCCACGATCCGCGTCACCGATCTGGTGGGCAAGTCGCGCACGATCGACATGATGCTGACGGGCCGGGTGTATCAGGGACAAGAAGCGGTCGATCTGGGGCTCGCGCAGTACATCGTCGAAGGATCAAGTTTCGAGAAGGCCCTGGAACTCGCCCACAAAACAGCGCAGAACCTGCCCCTGTCCAACTTTGCGATCTGTTCCGCTGTGAGCCACATGCAGAATATGTCCGCGCTGGATGCCGCTTATGCCGAGGCTGTCGTCGCCGGTGTGGTGAACACTCAGCCCGAGGCCCGGGCTCGACTCGCCGCTTTCGCCGACAAGAGCGCGGCACGGGTGCGGGCCAACTATTGA
- a CDS encoding ABC transporter permease, with protein MNATTERLIQLALLVAIVGGWQLGVAAGIIDVFFFPAPLDILKQVASWVMDTSFYKHVAITLTETVLGYLVGTALGVAAGVWLGLSRSTARILDPFIKGLNAIPRVVLAPIFVLWLGLGLWSKVALAVTLVFFVTFFNAMQGVREVNPVVLSNTRILGAKRSDLLRHVYFPAAASWILSSLRTSVGFAVVGAIIGEYLGSSAGLGYLIAQAEGNFDAVGVFAGILILAIFVLIIDSILDVAEKHFIKWRPSASERPV; from the coding sequence ATGAACGCCACGACTGAACGCCTCATCCAACTCGCACTGCTGGTGGCAATTGTCGGCGGCTGGCAGCTCGGTGTCGCGGCGGGCATTATCGACGTGTTCTTCTTCCCGGCTCCTCTCGACATCCTCAAGCAGGTGGCGTCCTGGGTAATGGACACCAGCTTCTATAAGCATGTGGCCATCACCTTGACGGAAACTGTACTCGGCTATCTTGTCGGAACGGCACTCGGCGTGGCAGCAGGCGTCTGGCTCGGCCTCAGTCGTTCTACAGCGCGAATTCTGGATCCTTTCATCAAGGGTTTGAACGCGATACCGCGCGTCGTGCTTGCGCCGATATTCGTACTCTGGCTCGGCCTCGGTCTCTGGTCCAAGGTGGCGCTCGCCGTCACGCTGGTGTTCTTCGTCACCTTCTTCAACGCCATGCAGGGCGTGCGTGAAGTGAACCCGGTCGTGCTGTCGAACACCCGCATCCTGGGGGCCAAGCGGTCTGACCTGCTTCGCCACGTCTACTTCCCGGCAGCGGCAAGCTGGATCCTGTCTTCATTGCGCACTTCGGTCGGGTTTGCCGTCGTGGGGGCGATTATCGGCGAGTATCTCGGCTCCTCCGCCGGGCTTGGCTATCTGATCGCTCAGGCGGAAGGCAATTTCGATGCGGTCGGTGTCTTCGCAGGGATCTTGATCCTCGCGATATTTGTACTGATTATCGACAGCATCCTGGATGTCGCCGAGAAGCACTTCATCAAGTGGCGGCCGAGCGCTTCCGAACGGCCTGTGTGA
- a CDS encoding ABC transporter ATP-binding protein, giving the protein MALAVVKTAFPAGKSDQAKSMVSLDAVTMAFGGYVAVQDVNLKVSDGEFLAIVGPTGCGKSTILNAVAGLLKPASGTVSIDGQPVRGIQNEIGYLFQQDALLPWKTAIENVELGPMFKGVGAADRREQSMRWLAKVGLKGFEHRYPHQLSGGQRKRVQMAQALITGPKVILMDEPFSALDIHTRHLMQNELLRLWQEERRAVVMITHDLEEAIALGDRVVVLAAGPRSRVIDSFPVDLQRPRDVAEIKLDPRFMDLYRNIWSSLRSEVEKSYERHD; this is encoded by the coding sequence ATGGCATTGGCCGTAGTAAAAACCGCCTTCCCGGCGGGCAAGTCTGATCAAGCAAAGTCGATGGTTTCCCTGGACGCGGTCACCATGGCCTTCGGTGGCTATGTGGCGGTGCAGGATGTGAATCTGAAGGTCTCCGATGGCGAGTTCCTCGCCATCGTTGGCCCAACCGGCTGCGGCAAGAGCACCATACTCAATGCGGTTGCCGGCCTGCTGAAACCAGCGAGTGGCACCGTATCGATCGACGGTCAGCCGGTGCGCGGGATCCAGAACGAGATCGGCTATCTCTTCCAGCAGGATGCATTGCTTCCGTGGAAGACAGCGATCGAGAACGTGGAACTCGGTCCCATGTTCAAGGGTGTCGGCGCTGCCGATCGTCGCGAGCAGTCGATGAGGTGGCTGGCGAAAGTAGGGCTCAAGGGCTTCGAGCATCGCTACCCGCATCAGCTTTCCGGCGGACAGCGCAAGCGCGTGCAGATGGCGCAGGCACTGATTACTGGTCCCAAGGTCATCCTGATGGACGAGCCCTTTTCGGCACTCGACATCCACACCCGCCACCTGATGCAGAACGAGCTGTTGCGCCTTTGGCAGGAGGAACGGCGGGCCGTGGTGATGATCACGCACGACCTTGAGGAGGCAATTGCTCTCGGGGATCGGGTCGTGGTGCTTGCCGCCGGACCGCGCTCGCGCGTGATCGACAGCTTCCCCGTTGATCTCCAACGCCCGCGCGATGTCGCTGAAATCAAGCTCGATCCACGTTTCATGGATCTTTATCGCAACATCTGGTCATCGCTGCGTAGCGAAGTGGAGAAAAGCTATGAACGCCACGACTGA
- a CDS encoding ABC transporter substrate-binding protein, translating into MRKLMLALAATVAFAGSAFAEPVRISVGSYNLNNLPFPVAQGLGLYEKEGLEVTVENFASGGSKTLQALVAGSTDIAVGFYDHTIQMQAQKKAVVAFVMLARNSGLVLAGGSKSTFDPANPETIKGAKIGITSPGSSSDFFVRYYLQRHGLSADDISLIGVGSGSAAVAALEQGKVDLLVNYDPAATFIEAKGVGKILIDGRSDEGAKAIYGGIYPTSVLYATQSFIEANPQTIQKVTNATVKALEWMNSHSAEEIVEKLPKEFISGDRDTYVKAVENAKAIFSKDGRINEDDIKTPLAVLKSFNEKVAAAEIDLAKTYTNEFVAAVPNVPAN; encoded by the coding sequence ATGCGAAAGCTCATGCTCGCCCTCGCGGCAACCGTCGCGTTTGCCGGTTCCGCATTCGCCGAACCGGTCCGCATCAGCGTCGGCTCTTACAATCTCAACAACCTTCCCTTTCCGGTTGCCCAGGGGCTCGGCCTTTATGAAAAGGAAGGCCTGGAGGTGACCGTCGAAAATTTCGCATCGGGCGGGTCGAAGACACTTCAGGCGCTTGTTGCCGGCTCGACGGACATCGCCGTCGGCTTCTATGACCACACGATCCAGATGCAGGCCCAGAAGAAGGCTGTCGTCGCCTTCGTGATGCTCGCGCGCAATTCCGGTCTCGTGCTGGCAGGCGGCAGCAAGAGCACGTTTGACCCTGCAAATCCTGAAACGATCAAGGGGGCGAAAATCGGCATCACTTCACCGGGCTCGTCTTCGGACTTTTTCGTTCGCTACTATTTGCAGCGCCACGGACTGTCGGCGGATGACATTTCGCTGATCGGCGTTGGCTCCGGCTCCGCCGCCGTTGCGGCGCTCGAACAAGGAAAGGTCGACCTGCTCGTCAACTACGATCCGGCGGCGACGTTCATCGAAGCCAAGGGTGTCGGCAAGATCCTGATCGACGGGCGCAGCGACGAGGGCGCCAAAGCGATCTACGGCGGAATCTACCCGACCTCGGTCCTCTACGCCACGCAGAGCTTTATCGAAGCCAATCCGCAAACCATCCAGAAAGTCACCAATGCGACTGTCAAAGCGCTTGAATGGATGAACAGCCACTCGGCTGAAGAGATCGTCGAAAAACTGCCTAAGGAGTTTATTTCCGGCGATCGTGACACCTACGTCAAGGCGGTCGAGAACGCGAAAGCGATCTTCTCAAAGGACGGGCGCATCAACGAGGACGACATCAAGACGCCACTTGCCGTCCTGAAGAGCTTCAACGAAAAAGTCGCCGCGGCTGAAATCGATCTTGCGAAAACCTACACGAACGAGTTTGTCGCCGCGGTCCCCAACGTCCCCGCCAACTGA
- a CDS encoding 4-oxalomesaconate tautomerase has protein sequence MNDLLAIPCVLMRGGTSKGPFFLANDLPADAIERDKILLSVMGSGHPLQIDGIGGGNPVTSKVAIVGPASIPGADVDYLFAQVRVDQQIVDTSPNCGNMLAAVGPFAIEAGLVPVRGETTLVRIHNVNTSKLIEAEVPTPNGSVSYLGEAAIDGVPGRGAPIALTFMDAAGARTGQLFPTGNPVDTIDGVAVTCIDCAMPMILIEADSVGATGFESAAELNADKELLGRLEKLRIAAGERMGLGDVRDQVTPKPVLISRPTSGGDISVRYFMPHQCHPSLATTGAVGIATACISQGTVASLLIGLRAPPVVLSIEHPSGHLDVKLYERDGKVVAGILRTARRLFEGHVFAKPVTQLGCAA, from the coding sequence ATGAATGACCTCCTGGCGATCCCTTGCGTTCTGATGAGGGGCGGCACCTCAAAAGGTCCGTTCTTCCTGGCAAACGATCTTCCCGCGGACGCTATAGAGCGGGACAAGATCCTGCTCTCCGTCATGGGCTCGGGTCATCCGTTGCAGATAGACGGCATCGGTGGCGGCAATCCGGTCACGAGCAAGGTCGCCATCGTCGGCCCTGCCAGCATTCCAGGCGCCGACGTGGATTATCTGTTTGCGCAGGTGCGGGTCGACCAGCAGATTGTCGACACCTCCCCGAATTGCGGCAACATGCTGGCCGCGGTCGGCCCGTTTGCCATTGAAGCTGGACTTGTGCCGGTTCGTGGAGAAACGACGCTGGTGCGGATCCACAACGTCAACACCAGCAAGCTGATCGAGGCCGAAGTTCCCACTCCAAACGGCAGCGTCTCCTATCTCGGTGAAGCTGCGATTGACGGCGTGCCCGGCCGCGGGGCTCCGATCGCATTGACCTTCATGGATGCAGCCGGTGCCCGTACCGGACAGCTTTTTCCCACCGGCAATCCAGTCGACACGATCGATGGTGTGGCTGTCACCTGCATCGACTGCGCAATGCCGATGATATTGATCGAGGCCGACTCGGTCGGCGCAACGGGTTTCGAATCAGCTGCGGAACTGAATGCTGACAAGGAATTACTGGGACGTCTGGAAAAGCTGCGCATCGCCGCCGGCGAACGGATGGGTCTTGGAGACGTTCGCGACCAGGTAACGCCGAAGCCGGTGCTCATTTCCCGGCCGACGTCTGGAGGCGATATCAGCGTTCGGTATTTCATGCCTCATCAATGTCATCCCTCGCTCGCAACCACGGGTGCCGTGGGTATCGCGACAGCCTGTATCAGCCAGGGTACGGTTGCTTCGCTGCTGATCGGCCTGCGTGCGCCGCCAGTCGTGCTGTCCATCGAGCACCCAAGCGGCCATCTGGACGTCAAGCTGTATGAAAGAGACGGCAAGGTCGTCGCCGGAATCCTCCGCACCGCCCGCCGGCTGTTCGAAGGACATGTGTTCGCAAAACCTGTCACGCAACTGGGTTGCGCGGCATAA